In a genomic window of Acidimicrobiia bacterium:
- a CDS encoding gamma carbonic anhydrase family protein, giving the protein MEPLEIAEPSIAAAAFVAPSAVLMGDVRVAAGAVIMFGVVARAELAAIRVGAGSNVQDNCVLHSEEGLPCTIGERTTVGHAAVVHGATVGDGCLVGIASQVLNGAVMGEGSWLAAGSLLAEGTEIPPWTLALGVPAKPVRELTEAEIARQRSGVAEYQRFAVAYLTRLGDPG; this is encoded by the coding sequence GTGGAGCCCTTGGAGATCGCAGAGCCGTCGATCGCCGCCGCCGCCTTCGTGGCGCCGTCGGCGGTCCTCATGGGAGACGTCCGGGTCGCGGCCGGGGCGGTCATCATGTTCGGCGTCGTCGCCAGGGCCGAGTTGGCGGCGATCCGCGTCGGAGCGGGGTCGAACGTCCAGGACAACTGCGTGCTGCACTCGGAGGAGGGCCTGCCGTGCACGATCGGTGAGCGGACGACCGTCGGCCACGCCGCCGTCGTCCACGGTGCGACCGTCGGCGACGGTTGCCTCGTCGGGATCGCCTCTCAGGTGCTCAACGGAGCCGTCATGGGTGAAGGGTCGTGGCTCGCGGCAGGATCATTGCTCGCCGAGGGCACGGAGATCCCTCCGTGGACGCTGGCGCTCGGGGTGCCCGCCAAGCCGGTCCGGGAGCTCACCGAGGCAGAGATCGCCAGGCAACGCAGCGGGGTAGCCGAGTATCAACGTTTCGCGGTCGCCTATCTGACTCGGCTGGGCGATCCGGGCTGA